One region of Mycolicibacterium insubricum genomic DNA includes:
- a CDS encoding cytochrome P450: protein MATISTPHYLFDRAKRRLKPTPVNIPGMAAVDKRLREKDWDQIVLAEPPPGSGLKPVVGDSGLPILGHMIEIFRGGPDFVLEIYRKHGPVYYAKSPALSSVMLLGPDATQAVFTNRNKDFSQRGWDPVIGPFLDGGLMLLDFDEHLYHRRIMQEAFTRPRLAGYIPHIDSVSTRVLADDWVADDPRFLSYPAFKKLTLDIASEVFMGHPAGTDHKLVTTINEAFTMVTRAGNAIVRKPVPPLTWWRGIRARKVLEDYFAGRIAEKRRSASNDMFSVLCHAQDEEGRSFTDEQVIAHMIFLMMAAHDTTTSTLTTMAYHLAANPEWQQRCRDESAHIGDAPLDIDTLEQLETYDLVINESLRMQTPLPFNFRQAVRDTEVMGHFIPAGTDVVTWPGINHRLPELWTDPERFDPERFAAPRSEHKRHRYAFAPFGGGAHKCIGMVFGQFEIKTVMHRLLSRYRLELPHPGYRPTYDYGGMAVPVDGMPLRLRPL from the coding sequence TTGGCCACCATCAGCACCCCGCACTACCTGTTCGATCGGGCCAAGCGACGTCTCAAGCCGACACCGGTGAACATCCCCGGCATGGCGGCGGTGGACAAGCGGCTCCGGGAGAAAGACTGGGATCAGATCGTGCTGGCCGAGCCGCCACCCGGCAGCGGCCTCAAGCCCGTGGTCGGCGACTCGGGGCTGCCCATCCTCGGCCACATGATCGAGATCTTCCGCGGCGGCCCGGATTTCGTGCTGGAGATCTACCGCAAGCACGGCCCGGTCTACTACGCGAAGTCCCCCGCACTGTCGTCGGTGATGCTGCTGGGGCCCGACGCAACCCAGGCGGTGTTCACCAACCGCAACAAGGACTTCTCGCAGCGCGGCTGGGATCCGGTCATCGGACCGTTCCTGGACGGCGGCCTGATGCTGCTCGATTTCGACGAACACCTCTACCACCGGCGGATCATGCAGGAGGCGTTCACCCGGCCCCGGCTGGCCGGCTACATCCCGCATATCGACTCGGTGTCGACGCGGGTGCTGGCCGACGACTGGGTCGCCGACGATCCGCGCTTCCTGAGCTACCCGGCGTTCAAGAAACTGACGCTGGACATCGCCTCCGAGGTCTTCATGGGTCATCCGGCCGGCACCGACCACAAGCTGGTGACGACCATCAACGAGGCGTTCACCATGGTCACCCGGGCCGGCAACGCGATCGTCCGCAAGCCGGTGCCGCCGCTGACCTGGTGGCGCGGCATCCGGGCCCGCAAGGTCCTGGAGGACTATTTCGCCGGCCGGATCGCCGAGAAACGCCGGTCGGCCAGCAACGACATGTTCAGCGTGCTGTGCCACGCCCAGGACGAGGAGGGGCGCAGCTTCACCGACGAGCAGGTCATCGCGCACATGATCTTCCTGATGATGGCGGCGCACGACACCACCACCTCGACGCTGACCACGATGGCCTACCACCTGGCCGCCAACCCCGAGTGGCAGCAGCGCTGCCGCGACGAATCGGCCCACATCGGCGACGCACCGCTGGACATCGACACGCTGGAACAGCTGGAGACCTACGACCTGGTGATCAACGAGTCGCTGCGGATGCAGACCCCGCTGCCGTTCAACTTCCGGCAGGCGGTGCGCGACACCGAGGTCATGGGCCACTTCATCCCGGCCGGTACCGACGTGGTCACCTGGCCGGGGATCAACCATCGGCTGCCGGAACTATGGACCGACCCGGAGCGGTTCGACCCGGAGCGGTTCGCCGCACCACGCAGCGAACACAAGCGGCACCGGTATGCGTTCGCGCCGTTCGGCGGCGGCGCGCACAAGTGCATCGGCATGGTGTTCGGCCAGTTCGAGATCAAGACCGTCATGCACCGGCTGCTGAGCCGCTACCGGCTGGAACTACCGCATCCGGGGTACCGGCCCACCTACGACTACGGCGGGATGGCGGTGCCGGTCGACGGCATGCCGCTGAGGTTGCGGCCGCTGTAG
- a CDS encoding TetR/AcrR family transcriptional regulator: MDEDQGSHVVTEPRSRGDRQREAIVAAVRELLQEKEFADLSVSTISDRAGVARSGFYFYFDSKYAVLAQILAEATAELQRLTESFAPRGADESPAEFARRMVASAALAFAHNDPVVTACRRARETDAEIREILDGQIDVLVGQIVALVRAEVQDGTARPISDDLEALIRVLSATSSFMLSGDPTFIGPERNRDGALAVLERLWLYSLWGGGAEPLPPVSPTPLPPVSSTG; this comes from the coding sequence ATGGACGAAGATCAGGGTTCCCACGTGGTGACCGAGCCGCGTAGCCGCGGTGACCGGCAACGCGAGGCGATCGTGGCCGCCGTCCGGGAGTTGCTGCAGGAAAAGGAGTTCGCCGATCTGTCGGTGAGCACCATCAGCGACCGCGCCGGGGTCGCCCGTTCGGGCTTCTACTTCTACTTCGACTCCAAATACGCCGTGCTGGCCCAGATTCTGGCGGAAGCCACCGCCGAGTTGCAGCGGCTGACCGAATCCTTCGCCCCCCGAGGTGCCGACGAGTCACCGGCGGAATTTGCCCGCCGCATGGTGGCCAGCGCCGCGCTCGCCTTCGCCCACAACGACCCGGTGGTGACCGCGTGCCGGCGTGCCCGGGAAACCGACGCCGAGATCCGGGAGATCCTGGACGGTCAGATCGACGTCCTGGTCGGTCAGATCGTCGCGTTGGTCCGCGCGGAGGTGCAGGACGGCACCGCCCGCCCGATCAGTGACGACCTGGAGGCGCTGATCCGGGTGTTGAGTGCGACTTCGTCGTTCATGTTGTCCGGTGACCCCACGTTCATCGGCCCGGAGCGCAACCGTGATGGCGCGCTGGCCGTGTTGGAACGACTGTGGCTGTATTCGCTCTGGGGTGGCGGCGCCGAACCGTTACCGCCGGTATCGCCAACACCGCTTCCGCCGGTATCGTCAACGGGATGA
- a CDS encoding SDR family oxidoreductase → MSKSFAGQRCLVTGAASGIGRAVALQLARDGAELYLTDRDPDGLAATAADARALGASVPQARALDISDYDAVANFGADIHTQHGSMDLLFNIAGVSAWGTVDQLTHRQWRSMVDINLMGPIHVIETFIPPMMAAGRGGQLVNVSSAAGLVALPWHAAYSASKYGLLGVSEVLRFDLARHRIGVSVVVPGAVRTGLVKTVEIAGVDRDDPKVDRWVQRFGGHAISPERAAEKTLAGVARNRFLIYTSPDIWALYAFKRWAWFPYSFTMKRVNVLFSRALRPRG, encoded by the coding sequence ATGAGCAAATCTTTCGCCGGCCAACGTTGCCTGGTGACCGGCGCCGCCAGCGGAATCGGACGGGCCGTGGCCCTGCAACTGGCCCGGGACGGCGCCGAGCTGTATCTGACCGATCGCGATCCCGACGGGCTGGCCGCCACCGCCGCCGACGCCCGCGCACTGGGTGCCTCGGTGCCGCAGGCCCGCGCCCTCGACATCTCCGATTACGACGCCGTCGCCAACTTCGGTGCCGATATCCACACCCAGCACGGATCGATGGACCTGCTGTTCAACATCGCCGGGGTGTCGGCCTGGGGCACCGTCGACCAGCTCACCCACCGGCAGTGGCGGTCCATGGTCGACATCAACCTGATGGGCCCGATCCACGTCATCGAGACGTTCATCCCGCCGATGATGGCCGCCGGCCGCGGTGGACAACTGGTCAACGTCTCCTCAGCCGCCGGCCTGGTGGCGCTGCCCTGGCATGCCGCCTACAGCGCCAGCAAATACGGACTGCTCGGGGTTTCCGAGGTGCTGCGCTTCGACCTGGCCCGGCACCGCATCGGGGTGTCGGTGGTGGTCCCCGGCGCGGTGCGCACCGGGCTGGTCAAGACCGTCGAGATCGCCGGCGTCGACCGCGATGACCCGAAGGTCGACCGCTGGGTGCAGCGGTTCGGCGGACACGCCATCTCCCCGGAACGCGCGGCCGAAAAGACCCTCGCGGGTGTGGCGCGCAACCGCTTTCTCATCTACACCTCGCCCGACATCTGGGCGCTGTACGCCTTCAAACGGTGGGCGTGGTTCCCGTACAGCTTCACCATGAAGCGCGTGAACGTGTTGTTCTCCCGGGCGCTGCGGCCGCGCGGCTGA
- a CDS encoding AAA family ATPase, with translation MLSTVAIRGYRSLRDLVLPLRGLTVITGANGSGKSSTYRALRLLADCGRGEVIGSLAREGGLGSALWAGPETLGAARSTGRVQGTARSEPVSLALGFSADDFGYLIDLGLPVYAGHNSEFSRDPEIKREAVFAGPALRPAGTLVHRDGPYAAARDDSGEFAKLTQGLPSYRSVLAEYAQPAALPELAAVRDRLRGWRFYDGFRADADAPARLPQVGTRTPVLADDGRDLAAALQTIIESTGADRLADAVADAFAGATVAVTVREGLFDVALSQPGLLRPLRGAELSDGTLRFLLWSAALLSPEPPSLMVLNEPETSLHPELLAPLGRLIVAASRSTQVVVVTHSAALRDALGAVGDPSGDSDAVELELYKDLGETLIRGQGLLDAPPWHWGSR, from the coding sequence ATGCTCTCCACCGTCGCCATCCGCGGCTACCGTTCGCTGCGCGACCTGGTGCTGCCGCTGCGCGGGCTGACCGTGATCACCGGTGCCAACGGATCCGGTAAGTCGAGCACCTACCGGGCGCTGCGCCTGCTCGCCGACTGCGGCCGCGGCGAGGTGATCGGGTCACTGGCCCGCGAGGGCGGGCTGGGCTCGGCGCTGTGGGCCGGCCCGGAGACCCTCGGTGCGGCGCGCAGTACCGGCCGGGTGCAGGGCACCGCCCGCAGCGAGCCGGTGTCGCTGGCCCTGGGGTTTTCCGCCGACGACTTCGGCTATCTGATCGATCTCGGCCTGCCGGTCTATGCCGGCCACAATTCGGAGTTCAGCCGTGACCCGGAGATCAAGCGGGAGGCGGTGTTCGCCGGGCCGGCGCTGCGCCCGGCCGGCACCCTGGTGCACCGCGACGGCCCGTATGCCGCGGCCCGCGACGACTCGGGCGAGTTCGCGAAACTGACCCAGGGCCTGCCCAGCTATCGCAGCGTGCTGGCCGAATACGCCCAGCCCGCGGCACTGCCCGAACTCGCCGCGGTGCGCGACCGGTTGCGCGGGTGGCGGTTCTACGACGGTTTCCGCGCCGACGCCGATGCCCCCGCCCGACTGCCGCAGGTGGGTACCCGCACCCCGGTGCTGGCCGACGACGGTCGCGACCTGGCCGCCGCGCTGCAGACCATCATCGAATCCACCGGTGCGGACCGTCTGGCCGACGCCGTGGCCGATGCCTTCGCCGGTGCCACGGTGGCGGTCACCGTGCGGGAGGGGTTGTTCGACGTCGCGCTGTCCCAGCCGGGTCTGCTGCGCCCGCTGCGCGGGGCCGAACTGTCCGACGGCACACTGCGTTTCCTGTTGTGGTCGGCCGCCCTGCTGAGTCCCGAGCCGCCGTCGCTGATGGTGCTCAACGAGCCGGAGACCAGTCTGCACCCGGAGCTGCTGGCGCCGTTGGGCCGGTTGATCGTCGCCGCGTCGCGGTCCACCCAGGTTGTGGTGGTGACGCATTCGGCCGCACTGCGCGATGCCCTGGGTGCGGTCGGTGACCCGTCCGGCGACAGCGACGCCGTAGAACTCGAGCTGTACAAGGACCTGGGCGAGACACTGATCCGCGGTCAGGGTCTGCTGGACGCGCCACCCTGGCACTGGGGATCGCGCTGA
- a CDS encoding TetR/AcrR family transcriptional regulator: protein MVPERVDAARNRTRLLDAARRLIAEHGAANVTMDDVATTAGVGKGTLFRRFGSRAELMAVLLDEDEQASQQAFLFGPPPLGPGAPPPARLCAFGEHRIRFAHRHHDLLSSLTRGPRPPDNPPDSVLRTHIRILLAAAGTTGDLDAQADALTALFDADYIQARLDAGHTLDEQIRAWQSVATKLCGH from the coding sequence ATGGTGCCGGAACGCGTTGATGCCGCCCGCAACCGCACCCGGCTACTCGACGCCGCACGCCGGTTGATCGCCGAGCACGGCGCGGCCAACGTCACCATGGACGACGTCGCCACCACTGCGGGCGTCGGCAAGGGCACGTTGTTCCGCCGGTTCGGCAGCCGCGCCGAGCTGATGGCCGTGTTGCTCGACGAGGACGAACAGGCCAGTCAGCAGGCCTTCCTGTTCGGCCCGCCGCCCCTGGGCCCCGGCGCCCCACCGCCGGCCCGGCTGTGTGCCTTCGGCGAGCACCGGATCCGGTTCGCCCACCGTCACCACGACCTGCTCAGCAGCCTCACCCGCGGTCCTCGGCCGCCGGACAATCCACCGGATTCCGTCCTGCGCACCCACATCCGCATCCTGCTCGCCGCGGCCGGCACCACCGGCGACCTGGACGCCCAGGCCGACGCCCTCACCGCACTGTTCGACGCCGACTACATCCAGGCCCGCCTGGACGCCGGGCACACCCTGGACGAACAGATCCGGGCCTGGCAGTCGGTCGCGACCAAGCTCTGCGGCCACTGA
- a CDS encoding NAD(P)H-dependent oxidoreductase, with amino-acid sequence MTNTHILILLGSLRAASVNRQLAEVAVGGAPERAGVAVYGDGPGGAGLGEVPFYNEDLDVDEHRPAAAVALRAAVEAADAVLIVTPEYNGGVPATVKNAIDWLSRPYGDSALKGKPAAVIGTALGRFGGVWAHDEVRKSLGIAGARVVESVTLSLPAKQLDGRHPGDVDTVAAAVREAVEALAGAVTPD; translated from the coding sequence ATGACGAACACTCACATCCTGATCCTGCTGGGCAGCCTGCGGGCGGCTTCGGTGAACCGCCAGCTGGCCGAGGTGGCCGTCGGCGGCGCCCCGGAGCGGGCGGGCGTCGCGGTCTACGGCGACGGGCCGGGCGGGGCAGGTCTGGGGGAGGTGCCGTTCTACAACGAGGATCTCGACGTCGACGAGCATCGGCCCGCGGCAGCCGTGGCGCTGCGCGCGGCGGTCGAGGCCGCCGACGCCGTCCTGATCGTCACCCCCGAATACAACGGTGGGGTTCCGGCGACGGTGAAGAACGCCATCGACTGGCTGTCGCGGCCCTACGGCGACAGCGCGCTCAAAGGCAAGCCGGCCGCGGTGATCGGCACCGCGCTGGGCCGTTTCGGCGGAGTGTGGGCGCATGACGAGGTCCGCAAGTCGCTCGGCATCGCCGGGGCCCGGGTCGTCGAATCGGTGACCCTGTCGCTGCCGGCCAAGCAGCTCGACGGCCGGCACCCGGGGGACGTCGACACCGTCGCCGCCGCGGTCCGCGAAGCCGTCGAGGCGCTGGCCGGCGCGGTGACCCCCGACTGA
- the nrdH gene encoding glutaredoxin-like protein NrdH: MSQPSITVYTKPACVQCNATYKALDKQGVAYDIVDITVDTEARDYVMALGYLQAPVVVAGSEHWSGFRPDRIKALGSVVAATA; the protein is encoded by the coding sequence ATGAGCCAGCCGTCGATCACCGTGTACACCAAGCCCGCGTGTGTGCAGTGCAATGCCACCTACAAGGCGCTGGACAAGCAGGGCGTGGCCTACGACATCGTCGACATCACCGTCGACACCGAGGCCCGTGACTACGTGATGGCGCTGGGCTACCTGCAGGCGCCGGTCGTGGTGGCCGGCTCCGAGCACTGGTCGGGCTTCCGGCCGGACCGGATCAAGGCGCTCGGCTCGGTCGTCGCCGCCACGGCCTAG
- the nrdI gene encoding class Ib ribonucleoside-diphosphate reductase assembly flavoprotein NrdI, translating to MAHLVYFSSVSENTHRFVEKLELPATRIPLHGRIEVDEPYVLVLPTYGGGRANGPDPDAGGYVPKQVIAFLNNEHNRSLIRGVIAAGNTNFGAEFGYAGDVVARKCGVPYLYRFELMGTVDDVFAVRAGLEEFWKELPCHQPSQLQSR from the coding sequence ATGGCGCACCTCGTCTACTTCTCCAGCGTGTCGGAGAACACCCACCGATTCGTCGAGAAGCTGGAACTGCCGGCCACCCGGATCCCGCTGCACGGCCGCATCGAGGTCGACGAGCCCTACGTGCTGGTCCTGCCGACCTACGGCGGAGGCCGGGCCAACGGCCCGGATCCCGACGCCGGGGGATACGTCCCCAAGCAGGTCATCGCGTTTTTGAACAATGAACACAACCGGTCGCTGATCCGGGGCGTCATCGCCGCGGGCAACACCAACTTCGGAGCCGAATTCGGCTACGCCGGCGATGTGGTCGCCCGCAAATGCGGCGTCCCCTACCTCTATCGATTCGAACTCATGGGAACCGTGGACGACGTCTTCGCCGTCCGCGCGGGACTGGAAGAATTCTGGAAGGAACTCCCGTGTCACCAACCGTCACAGCTGCAGAGCCGGTAA